The following nucleotide sequence is from Mycobacterium sp. Z3061.
GGCTTTGTCACCCACCTGGATTGCGCTGTCCCCGGGACCACGGGTTCCTGGAGTATGTAACGCTCAGTGGCCGGGCACGAGTGGAATCGTGGACCGTCAACCGCCACCAATTCTTTCCCGGCTTCACGCCGCCGTATCTGATCGCTTTTGTCAACCCGGTCGAGGACGAAAGCGCCCGCCTGCTCACCAATCTGGTGAACATCGCTGCCGAGGATGTCGCAGCCGGATTGCCGGTGCGCGTCGTCTTCGAGCGGCGAACCGCGGACGACGGCGCCGAAGAGGTCTTCGTCCCGCTTTTCGAGCCGGACCGCTGATGAGTGGTCCGTTGACTGACCGGGTCATTATCAGCGGCATCGGGCAATCCGCGATCGGCCGAAGGCTCGGCCGCGACGGGTTGGACCTCACTGTCGAAGCGTGCCTGGCGGCAGTAGCCGATGCCGGCCTCACGC
It contains:
- a CDS encoding Zn-ribbon domain-containing OB-fold protein, producing the protein MQRCRHCQRLCHPPGLRCPRDHGFLEYVTLSGRARVESWTVNRHQFFPGFTPPYLIAFVNPVEDESARLLTNLVNIAAEDVAAGLPVRVVFERRTADDGAEEVFVPLFEPDR